Proteins from a genomic interval of Alteromonas macleodii ATCC 27126:
- the mraY gene encoding phospho-N-acetylmuramoyl-pentapeptide-transferase translates to MLIWLADWLTQFDSGFNVFSYLTLRAILSTLTALLIAILIGPKMIRYLQRMQIGQTVRDDGPQSHLSKSGTPTMGGLLILAAIVVSGLLWADLTNRYVLVTLTVVVAYGIIGFVDDYRKVIRKDSKGLIARWKYFWQSVVALGVAFYLYSSATISAETSLLVPFFKEVFPQLGAFFIIITYFAIVGTSNAVNLTDGLDGLAIVPTILVAGAFAIFAYVTGNANFAEYLNIPHIPLTSELVIVCTAMVGAGLGFLWFNTYPAQVFMGDVGSLALGGTLGVLAVLVRQELVLIIMGGVFVMETLSVILQVGSYKLRGQRIFRMAPIHHHYELKGWPEPRVIVRFWIISIILVLVGLATLKLR, encoded by the coding sequence TATTGCCATTCTTATTGGCCCTAAGATGATTCGTTATTTGCAGCGTATGCAAATTGGTCAAACTGTACGAGACGATGGCCCGCAAAGCCATTTGTCAAAATCAGGCACACCCACTATGGGCGGGTTACTAATACTCGCAGCAATTGTAGTAAGCGGCCTGCTTTGGGCTGACCTGACTAACCGTTATGTGTTGGTAACCCTTACCGTGGTTGTGGCCTACGGTATTATTGGGTTTGTTGACGACTACAGAAAAGTGATCCGCAAAGATTCGAAGGGGCTTATCGCCCGTTGGAAATATTTCTGGCAATCTGTGGTTGCGTTAGGCGTCGCATTCTATCTATACAGCAGTGCAACAATAAGCGCTGAAACCTCACTACTGGTGCCTTTCTTCAAAGAAGTGTTCCCGCAGTTAGGTGCGTTCTTCATCATTATTACCTACTTTGCCATTGTAGGCACAAGTAACGCGGTAAACCTTACCGATGGATTGGATGGACTTGCCATTGTGCCCACTATATTGGTGGCAGGCGCATTTGCCATTTTCGCCTATGTGACAGGTAATGCGAACTTTGCTGAATACCTGAATATTCCTCATATTCCGCTTACCAGCGAACTGGTGATTGTGTGTACCGCCATGGTCGGTGCAGGCTTAGGCTTTTTATGGTTTAACACGTATCCGGCACAAGTATTTATGGGTGACGTTGGCTCACTAGCGCTAGGCGGCACACTAGGTGTGTTAGCTGTATTAGTGCGCCAAGAACTCGTGTTAATCATCATGGGTGGTGTTTTTGTTATGGAAACCCTGTCGGTCATCCTTCAGGTAGGTTCTTACAAATTGCGTGGCCAGCGTATTTTTCGTATGGCGCCTATTCACCATCACTATGAATTGAAGGGCTGGCCAGAGCCGCGCGTAATAGTGCGTTTTTGGATCATTTCAATCATTTTGGTGTTGGTGGGTCTTGCTACCCTCAAACTTAGATAA